The following proteins are encoded in a genomic region of Montipora foliosa isolate CH-2021 chromosome 8, ASM3666993v2, whole genome shotgun sequence:
- the LOC137967599 gene encoding uncharacterized protein, whose translation MSADLGAIKRKLGPRKRHVNLNIQAAKEVKQRPIEGDLDLEQLMDDTCEKRDQLQQHLTVYKSLSTQLEESAQSIGKRESDKVMEDYDDYADLTLEAEQLVVGLSSRMEMIKDRMEFKLRGGSVKVNIELEEKMLEIERQKAEIEHRKLQIEAERLNLEKEKLKKKLEVETAEQGMKSDTVKLPKLDFNKFSGELLKWKEFWDSFDSAIHSNASLNPVEKMNYLRAKLEGEAEEVISGLTLTNANYEKAIRLLQKRFGQNEIIINAHYTSLMDMPASSSSTSALRTRYDSIEKHLRSLQALGEDVNTKMLVSLIMTKLPKDVITHLTDHKEDGQEWTVQLLRDKLHRFITNRENAERQCGIKDDSKHTARSMWLTSEDKEGKTTTETLFCVTKPLKDQKVRRRDICVYCQGKHWSDECKKYATVAARKEKIKGQYFICLKPGHHQKDCKANKVCVHCQQKNKHHRSLCINKFQKKPAETAHVVTETISPVTENTLLASDEQVLMQTATVEVENLEKSGKQTIRLLLDTGSQRSYITEHLADKLQLPIKGSETLTVYTFNTSKPRQLQTPVTELRLLTTDGSSLYLRVNVVPKITGTLQRASFDTKKIEHLLKDITLADLIPTSKETASIELLLGSDYYCDIFSGDIQMKQVVPGLNLLASKLGWILTGRIKCQEAQSAPSISMLTYTSSPVNAHLAAQFNVQTLPTEQKQELDDFWKLETLGISEPVSVNDDDQALQKFNDTVRFEDGRYQVTWPWKKESPSLPTNYQLALGRLRCLINRLAKNPEHLTKYDAVIQDQLHKGIVEIVPDEESVNTLKLYSPHHEIVTPEKTTTKIRIVFDASAKTKKESQSLNENLHCGPIILDDLCGLLMRFRLDRVALIADVEKAFHQVGLQPEDRDVTRFLWLKDATKPTLKNNVQELRFTRVPFGMISSPFLLAATIKYHLNKADTPVAKKISDNMYVDNMVTGVATSEQAVEFYKEANSLFQSSSMNLREWASNSKEFLQNIPESDQTRGDTMKILGTTWNMTSDTIFVNGSETSSCPVTSKREALQSISRIYDPLGFFSPVTLNGNCFSKNFGKTS comes from the coding sequence ATGTCAGCCGACTTGGGCGCGATTAAAAGAAAGCTCGGTCCAAGAAAACGGCACGTGAATCTCAATATTCAAGCGGCAAAAGAAGTTAAACAACGTCCCATAGAAGGTGATCTCGATCTCGAACAACTAATGGATGACACTTGCGAGAAAAGGGATCAGTTACAACAACACTTAACCGTCTACAAATCCCTTAGTACTCAACTCGAAGAAAGCGCGCAATCTATTGGAAAAAGAGAGTCCGACAAGGTGATGGAAGATTATGATGATTACGCCGATCTTACACTAGAAGCCGAGCAACTCGTTGTGGGACTTTCCTCGAGAATGGAAATGATCAAAGACAGAATGGAATTTAAGCTCAGAGGAGGAAGTGTGAAAGTAAACATTGAACTGGAGGAGAAGATGCTGGAAATCGAGCGACAAAAAGCCGAAATTGAACACCGAAAGTTACAAATTGAAGCAGAGAGACTAaacctggaaaaagaaaaactaaagaagAAACTTGAAGTAGAAACTGCGGAACAAGGTATGAAAAGTGACACTGTAAAGTTGCCGAAGCTTGATTTCAATAAATTTAGTGGGGAACTACTGAAGTGGAAGGAATTCTGGGATTCATTTGATTCTGCAATACACTCGAACGCCTCGCTTAACCCAGTCGAGAAAATGAATTACCTAAGAGCTAAATTAGAGGGAGAAGCTGAAGAAGTAATCTCAGGATTAACCTTGACAAATGCCAACTATGAAAAAGCAATCAGACTATTGCAAAAACGCTTTGGTCAAAATGAAATCATCATCAATGCTCATTACACTAGTCTCATGGATATGCCTGCTTCCTCAAGTAGTACATCAGCCTTACGTACAAGATATGATTCAATCGAGAAACACCTCAGATCATTACAAGCCCTGGGAGAAGATGTAAACACAAAAATGCTTGTTTCCCTTATCATGACAAAATTACCCAAAGATGTGATAACTCACCTGACTGACCACAAAGAAGATGGTCAAGAATGGACAGTGCAGCTTttgagagacaagttgcatAGATTCATCACAAACAGAGAAAATGCTGAGAGACAGTGTGGCATCAAAGATGACAGTAAACACACTGCTAGAAGCATGTGGCTCACATCTGAAGATAAAGAAGGTAAAACTACCACTGAAACACTGTTCTGTGTTACCAAGCCTCTCAAAGATCAGAAAGTCAGAAGAAGAGATATCTGCGTCTACTGTCAAGGCAAACACTGGAGCGATGAGTGCAAAAAGTATGCCACTGTGgcagcaagaaaagaaaaaataaagggaCAATATTTCATTTGCCTAAAACCAGGCCATCATCAGAAGGATTGCAAAGCCAATAAAGTGTGTGTTCACTGCCAACAGAAGAATAAGCACCACAGAAGTCTCTGCATTAACAAATTCCAAAAGAAACCTGCAGAAACTGCACATGTAGTGACTGAAACCATATCCCCTGTAACAGAAAATACCCTACTAGCTTCAGATGAGCAAGTTCTGATGCAAACAGCCACAGTAGAAgttgaaaatcttgaaaaatctGGAAAACAGACCATCAGATTGCTATTGGATACCGGTAGCCAAAGATCATACATCACTGAACATTTGGCAGATAAACTTCAATTGCCAATTAAAGGATCTGAGACCCTGACCGTGTACACATTCAACACATCCAAACCCAGACAGCTGCAAACTCCTGTTACTGAACTCAGACTGTTGACAACAGATGGATCATCCCTGTACTTGAGAGTAAATGTTGTACCAAAGATAACGGGTACTTTACAAAGAGCATCCTTTGacacaaagaaaattgaacacCTTCTTAAGGACATTACTCTTGCTGACTTAATCCCTACTTCAAAGGAAACTGCAAGTATAGAGCTACTACTTGGAAGTGATTATTACTGTGACATTTTCTCTGGTGATATACAAATGAAACAAGTTGTTCCAGGATTAAACCTCTTGGCATCCAAGTTGGGATGGATACTCACAGGCAGAATTAAGTGTCAAGAAGCTCAATCTGCTCCTTCAATTTCAATGCTGACATACACATCCAGTCCAGTCAATGCACATCTTGCTGCTCAGTTCAATGTCCAAACACTACCAACCGAACAGAAACAAGAGCTGGACGATTTCTGGAAACTTGAAACACTTGGAATCAGTGAGCCCGTGAGTGTAAATGATGACGACCAAGCCCTTCAGAAATTTAATGACACAGTCAGATTTGAAGATGGCAGATACCAGGTAACCTGGCCATGGAAAAAAGAATCCCCTTCACTGCCAACAAATTACCAACTTGCATTGGGAAGGTTGAGATGCCTTATCAATAGACTTGCCAAAAACCCAGAACATCTGACCAAATATGATGCTGTAATCCAGGACCAGCTTCACAAGGGTATTGTTGAAATTGTACCTGATGAAGAATCTGTAAACACATTGAAGCTCTACAGCCCACACCATGAGATTGTGACACCTGAGAAGACCACAACAAAAATACGCATtgtctttgatgcttcagctaaaaccaaaaaagaaagcCAAAGCCTAAATGAAAACCTACACTGTGGTCCAATAATACTGGATGATTTATGTGGACTCCTGATGAGGTTCAGACTTGACAGAGTGGCGCTAATTGCTGATGTCGAAAAAGCATTTCATCAAGTGGGGCTTCAACCTGAAGACAGAGATGTAACACGATTTCTCTGGTTAAAAGATGCCACAAAGCCCACCCTAAAAAACAATGTACAGGAACTGAGATTCACCCGAGTTCCATTTGGAATGATCTCAAGCCCATTCCTGCTGGCTGCAACAATCAAGTATCATCTAAACAAAGCAGATACCCCAGTAGCCAAGAAGATTTCAGACAACATGTATGTGGACAACATGGTCACAGGAGTTGCCACATCAGAACAAGCAGTCGAATTCTACAAGGAAGCTAATTCTCTTTTTCAGTCTTCATCGATGAATCTCCGTGAGTGGGCATCAAACTCTAAAGAATTCCTTCAGAACATTCCAGAAAGTGACCAAACAAGGGGAGACACCATGAAAATCCTTGGAACCACCTGGAACATGACCAGTGACACAATCTTTGTCAATGGATCTGAAACATCATCCTGTCCAGTCACCTCAAAACGAGAAGCATTACAGTCTATCAGCAGAATCTATGATCCATTAGGATTTTTTTctccagttacattaaacggtAACTGTTTCTCCaagaactttggaaaaacgagtTAG